Below is a genomic region from Medicago truncatula cultivar Jemalong A17 chromosome 3, MtrunA17r5.0-ANR, whole genome shotgun sequence.
taaaagcatgACGCGTCTAATATATTCAACTGTCAATctcactattttaaaataactcacaaaatatcattttaattcTCTATTTATTAGTTTctataaatacaattttttcttaaaatgatAAAGATTCACCTTTGAACAACTTTAAAGAGTTCGTATTTGACACatcctaaaaagtaaaaacatatgaGCATCAGacaaaaaaatgtgttatgagaaaacaaaatatGGAAGAAAAGGAACAACAAAATattcactaacaaaaaaattcagCTTCATCTTCCGTTCAAGAAAGTTAAGCCAAATTCTAAAATTATCTCTCACATAATTAATTTcaagaataaaattaatttttggtttcggagtcattgaaaaaaatgacaacaataaaaattgttcaaaacatTAAAAACGTAATACtttaaaagaatttagaattttccctcaataaaaaaaaagaatttagaattcatTGATCGAATGTCAAAATGGTGAAAGAGGTATTCTTATTTATAGGGAAAAATTCAAGCAACTCagtactctttttattttttatttttatgaagcAACTCACTACTATTGTTTAATCCGGAATTTGCTTCATTGATTTATTACACCATGTGAAAagtggaaagaaaataaaacgttTGAGTTATTGTAGTTATTTCAAAGCCAATTTGAGAATGCAAATTCATTTGGCATCATTGAGTGTCAACTTTATAATAATGACAAATTAGTATATTTGATGCGTTAATTATTTCTTTCAATTAATGATAGTTATATGTTTCCATTTGTATGAGGCTAGAAGTATTGACCCgataaattattttagaacGAATACTATGTTaattatgtattaaaaaaaaatggagattaaataataaaattaaaataacagcATTAAATGCCAAATGCACAAGAATGTTTGTTTTAGCctctgtttggtttggcttttgcaaagccagaatcaattctgaagcatttcaaaagcaattctgcaatatttaacatgtttggtttgccttttcaaaatagcttttatcctccaaaagcaattctagttgaagctacaattcctagcttcttactttcctagaatcaattctacaccctcaattctattaattccatcCCTGCCCTCATTAATTTTTCTACACCCTTagtaatttctatttatttgtatttaactatgtctattttggtaattatacattcaaaagtaattttgatcaaaactatccaaacaacaatcattctgtttaatcaattctgcattattgcatccaaacataaatcaattctgtcagaatcaattctgtcaaaatcaattctttcagaatcaattctgtcagaatcaattctacacacctcagaaccaaacacacacttagtcTATGACACCACGTGTCATAACCAAGTTCTGAGAGGAGTGTATAATATAGGCTAGAATACCCATTGTACTCTCTAATTATGTACCATTTTACTTATTAAAATTCAAACATTTAAATGTTCAATTGTCATTCCTTGTTCTTTtgataatacattttttattatgatttaatGCGCACTATGATTATAgaaatcaattcatttttttaatgatattcttaataaaaaaaatctataataaaaacactaaaatgGAAATTTCCACAACTTCAATTAAAAattgactggtgctagtcacatccgaaaaaaaacaagttacacccaaatttatttaaaattttacaataataccaaaattgctctcttcatgtaaatttttaaaaacccatcttttatgatcattctgaactcttacccctttcatccacaaatcaccatagatgtgcaaccaatatctgaatcaacatctttgttattgatctgtactatattcataaaggttagtgaatttcattttcgatgagtttctatttgtttattgttttttttggtatgagatatgcctgtcaatttgattttaagtgagaggttagtgtaaattaagtttacgtgtatgtatataaaaggggttagtgtagtttacgtatgtaggttaatgtaaattcaagtttacgtatgtttaatttaggttagtgtaaattcagtttacttacgttcaatctaggttaatgtaaattaagtttacttatgttcaatttaggttaatgtaaatttaatttacgtatgtatataagaggttagtgtaaattcagtttacttacgttcaatctaggttaatgtaaattaagtttacttacatttaatctaggttaatgtaaattaagtttacttatgttcaatctaggttaatgtaaattcaatttacttacgttcaatctaggttaatgtaaattaagtttacttatgttcaatctaggttaatgtaaattaagtttacttacgttcaatctaggttaatgtaaattcagtttgtaaattcagtttggttcaatctaggttaatgtaattTAAGTTTagttatgttcaatctaggttaatgtaaattaagtttacttatgttcaatctaggttaatgtaaattaagtttacttatgttcaaataatattccacattaatcaaataaaaaaaagaattgataaacaatatacaaataatataaattttgttgGATCTATGTATCGGAAAGAATTCTTTTGATCTTTAAAATGTAAATAGATCCCAACtaaaatacaaatttgtgatCTCCCGTTAAACATGAATCTTTTCACCCTAACTGTGTTCTTTTTCATAAGCTTGAATCTTTTcaccctaaaaaaacaaaacacctTGGTTAGAAACATGATAAGAACACAAAAAACAGCAATACTTAAACTACTATTAATGATTATTATTAAAgattgaggtttttttttttgagagaaaagaTCGAGGTTTTTGAAAAACATTGCATAAACCAttgaatatcatttttttttttgagagaactaTTGAATATCATTTGAAAATTAAGATATGTCTCATTTGCATAAACTATTAGCAAACAAcgattgaacaaaaaaaaacaaagaattgaTAAAGAAAAGTGAATAAACAGTAGAAGCAGTATGATTTGCAATTTTCTCTCGAATGCCACTTATATATAGATATTTCCATAGGgtaacttagtaaaaaaaaatcatatcaggCGCATTAATAACGGCGTCTTTATGAATTTACCCTTTGTTTGGGAATTCAAATCCTGaccaaaacattttttataaatttatgcaTTTAGTTTGTTCTTCTTTGCACATAGTATGTGATTTGCAATTGATTTACCAAGACTTGATCTGCAATTGAATGGTAATTACGTGGTAAAAAGATTCTTTTTGAATTTATGTACACTGATTGCAACACATACTTAACTTTTTCCTAAATGAAAGCAACCTACTATCCTAACTAATTATGTCCCTAAAAAAATCCTCACTAATTATGTCGCAGTTATTAGATTAAtggttttaaatttgaaaatgagtgagagggtgacaaaaaaaaagaagaaaactaaCGGGAGAGGGAGATAGgtaagaaataaaagaagataaaggatagtggttgaaaatttgaaagGGAATTAAAGGTATTTTTTAATTTCGGGTGCAATAAGTAATTGGGGTGCAACTAGAAATAATCCAAGCGAGGCAGCCATCTCACATTTTTAGgactcaaatttattattttaatttaattaatagtattatttttatcaatattaattattttaggtGGCATaatataaactttattaattaattttgctaCTTATTGAATTAAAGTTTTCTTTTGAGGAATCTAATTGATTTATTAAAACACTTTTGGGATTTCAAGAGGGgtattttccaaattttaatCCTCTTAGAGGAATAAATTCCAATAGACGGGTCTTGATTAAGTCATTAATCATAAATCAAACAACAACTTGAAAGAAGTATGTGTTTACCTCAAAGAATGACTGATCACAAGTATTGCTTGTTGGTAGCATCTCTACTCAGTCCACACAAACAACTTCCTTCATTCATAGTGCTAACTGCTCCTGAATGAAGTTTTAGAAAGAAGGGGGCGGTTTTTAAGGTTTTAGAAAACTAGAGTTTATGAAAGAGTGAATTAGGTTTAAAGTGACTATTGTTTCTAGACAAGGGTTCTATTCAGTCCCTAGTAGATAGTTTAGTTGGTGGATTAAAGGAAGTtagatgattttaaaagagaaaacctCATATTCATTCTTCGGAAGCTGCTCacatttacatataaaaaaattccctaatattttttttgaatataaaattaaaaaagaaaccaatcttgttaatgtatttgatatttatttttgtgttgtttaataataatattacaaaaattaattaggCTTCATATCAAATTTTGCCAAATGCCTCTAAATTTGTTGGGTGACCTAGTTATAACCGGTAAGAAAGGAAGTGTGTGTTATACTGTTATTGGCTTTGCTTTCTCTGTAGCATTGTATTACAATTAGTAGTAACATGCCCTACTTTTAGATTAGACCTAAGACCAAGTGCAATGGATATGTCGAAAGGCACTTTCGACATGTTGAACCATTGAAAAGGTGTTTTGAAAATGATAGAAAAATGAGGTGGAGGTGAGAGAAGTTGAATGAAGTCAACTCTGTTGAAGCCTGAAGCAGAGGGCCATGCGGCGCGAATTTATTGGCCAAAACCGGCGCGTGACGAACACGCGCAGACAGGAGCGCGTCAGCCTGTAGGATGCGGAGAGAGAAAAGACTTTGTGTATAAATGGGGACACGTGTGATCTCCTGATTGACTGTCTggtttttatcatcttaataatttaaactcaattatttcattgcaaattattttattttttaattttatttttaccaaaattcatgattttgtttttgtctataaatagagacttagTTCATTTGATTTAGAcacaaaaaaaaccaagttttttttcactatcttaatcttattattatccttcattagcttttcttttgaagttttaaacttctttttagtgaaatggattCCAATAATAATCATTTCAACACACTGAATCCTTCTATTTTATTGCATTTGAAGTTAGTTGTGTGCCGcatgcttagtttgttgtattgcattttaagttatttgtgcttcgcgtgcttagtttgttgtattgcattttaagttaagaaaataaaaataaattattttacaaaattttgtttttccaaaaaaacattgttaagtgtttattattttaatttaattataattgataattgtaattttatgtaataaaaaacaaaaatataaaattaaataagaatatgaaataaaaagtggtggggtagagtgttgaaagaaaaaaccatGGAGAGAGTAAAAGTTTaatgagtgttgaataagagagaaaaaaatgatgtggagtgttgagaattgaaaaagtgggtgttgagtGTTGTTGATTGGTTTTAACCATTGTATATGGTCTAACAATTGAGAAAATTTGAGTTTCATGTCTCAACCCTGTGGTTGTTGGCTCAACCCTGTGGTCGTAAAGATGTCTCAACCTTGTGGTCGTTTGCTCGAGGTTGTAAAGGAGAAGTTTAAGAGAAAATTTGAAAGAACCCTAATCGTGATGGTGGGAGAAAACCTTGGATCTCAAATAATTGAAGCGGTCAATGTTTGGATGGTTACTTTCTTCACTCTCTACTTCATCTTACTCTACGTAGCTTTCCAATACGACCTCTTAGTTGAACGCTCTGAATCCCATCCATCACCACCTAACACCGCCGCTCACAACGCTTCTGATTCCAAGATCACCCAGTTCACACTCTattgcgaattcgatgaaaaatcacaccaataacaaacttgatgtgatcaagtaataatcaagcaacgaaaacaaagtgtatggaacaattatgaacacaagccaaaagtagaaaacaatgagagaaaggaaagagaacgcaaaagaatttgttgatcCAGTTCGATCCAAattgacctaatctgggggagagagcagccctccgtttcactatatgatgagtaaccttacaaaagagatatcaatgggttacaagaataagtctcccgcctaattctaccctgGTGTTTGTTCCAAatagacaaactctatacaaaccctagttttgttgttgcctttctaaacccttgtttcagccccctttatctcaaggtttacactgatacaatgtctatatttatagtaaaagaatcCTCAATAAAACACGAAAATacgtttgttttattttctgctgTCAAAAAACACGCTTTTGGAGATTCTGATTTCTCCAACGCCGGTAACTTCTCCGCGAGCCTCATAACTTGGACCGACGGCTGCTGCTTATGCGAGATTTTTTCACCGATGATGACAAGAATAAATTTCAAGAGTTATTGAAAGGAAATGCCTTCTATAGGATTAGGGTGCCATCCAATGTGTTGAACCCTACCGGCAAGCAATATATTGTTTCTTCTGTCAAAGCTCAATGTCTTCCAGGGCACGGTTTGGAGGAACACTTTGTGATACACATGGAAGGTGTTAACATCTTGGCTGTCAATTATGGTGCTCCCCATGGGGCTTGCCCTAATCCCCGACAACTGAAGCTTCCTGCAAAGACGTGTCAAGACTCTTTTGATTGACGTCGTGTTGGAATGacttttagaaatttttataaattcagATTGAAGGGAAtgttagaaatcgtggttgggcctaacacaaccccacaaaaccagcttgtaagatgaggattgcctcctcttcatatactcttctcaagagtctcatctatccgatgtgggacttgtgTTTTTCCCAATAGGGAACTACTTtggtattatatattttatttttaaggaaattaCATACCCTAAGTCTTCAAGTTTTTCAAGtttattttgttgaatattttattcGGTTTCAAATGTAACTGAAAGTAACgaatttcatattaaatttaggATTCAATTCATATATATTGTTAGTGTAAAGATTTTTTACACTGTCAATCAATCAATCGTAGTTGTTAGGTTGCTAAAAACGTTTGAATTTAATCATATCTATGTTTAACGTGGCACATAGAAACATTGAATTTAATCAACCAGATGTGTTTCTATGTATAACTAAATTTGCTTTCCAAATTATGAACCCAGCCCCTACTAAAATCATTAGCTCTTAAGTAGATATTTCCCCCCAAATCTTAGTACAAGTTGGCAGATCTATTGGATTCTCTTTAATTAGTGAATGTTGGATTGGAATTGTAGTAGACATATAATCCAAATGTTCCTTTAATTAGTGAATGTTGGATTGGAATCGTAGTAGATATATGATCCAAAAACTTTGGCCCACATTGGATTAacttttatgagatttttttttgtataaaagtATGGTAAAAAAAGACTTATGAAAAAACTGATATAAAGGTTTGACTCTTCATATTAGAGGCTTCTCTCCATTCCATACTTCTATTTTATAAGTATGGTGGTATTTACATGTATGTTGTGATGTTTGATGAGATATGTAGCTTGAAAGATGCAAATGGGATCTTTAACCACTGACTTGGAACACAAGATACAacgatttttgaattttaacgCTCAACTTCACAAGTCATTAATCAAGCAATCCCGCTTGGTAATTTTGATTCCTCGATCTAATTCCCCGATTGCTTGATGACTGATTCTACTGCACTCTATCCAGTTCAATCTTGTCCGATGTTTAATCGTTGCAGAAATCTGGTTTTGGGAATCCCCAAGTTTTAAAATTCTTGGTATGTATGaatattgcatttttttagctttttttttttttttgcaaatagtTCTAGTTTTAATGAGTGTATCGGGCTTTTACTTGAGTTGTCTTGCGTTGTTGTTGTTCCATGCTATTAGATGTTGTTGTCttgcaaatgttttttttttcttttgaggaaaaaaaaatagaagtttttttttttttttttagggaaggaaAACAGTGCATTTCATTAGATAAAATATGCCAAATACATGTAGGTATATCATCAATCACATGGGGGCTAGGATTATATAGGGCTGCCTGAGCTAACTCGTGAGCTACCCTATTTGCTTGCCTCCGGCATAACTCAACATGAGAGTTCTGAAATCTATCAACTAGCAGCTGTTTACAAGCGGTGATAATACATCCAAACTCGCTACTATCTTCTAGACTAGAATTGACACAATCAACAACCTTTTTACAATCAAGAACAAAATCTACATTATCAAATTGTTGATTAGAGAGCCAATCCAAAGCCGTGTGTAGTCCAACAGCTTCCCCCACATCTATATCACAAATAGGGGCAAACCATTCTGCTCTTGCAAGTACAAAAGCACCATTATCATCCCTAAGACACATGCCCAACCCAACCATGTTAAGAGAAGTAAAGAAGGATGCATCTATGTTGCATTTATACCTGCCAGGTGCCGGTTTCTTCCAAACATCTTCCTCTTGTCTCAAAGACCGAACCTGTGGAGTTATGGTTTGGTTACTGCTGCTTGATCTAATTCTTTGGGCTGTTTGCCATTCTTCAAGTACATGAGTTGCACGTTGAAGCACCTGCGAATCTGTCTCAAGTTGTTGCTGCCAAAGTTTCATGTTTCTACATTTCCAAAGGCTCCACATAATTGTTGCCATCAGCTCACATTTCCCTAAAGATAGATTTTGTAAAAGGGTGAAAATGAGAGCACTAATATTATAGTCTTGATGGATCACCCTGTCAATTGTGTCCCATAAATTCGCATTCCGCCAAACTTGAACAGCTTTAGGACACTCAATAAGAATATGAATACTATCTTTATAATTATGATTACAATGAACACAATCAAATGGGAAAGTGTAATATCTTAGTGACTATTTTCTATGTCATAATAAGTGGGGGAACTTTCTTAAATGATAGAAGATAAATATGGTATTCGTACACATCAAGTTAATGACAAACTGCATACATCCGGTAAAACCTGCAATcataagttaaaaataaaatgaatatggCCTTATTCCTAGCCATGAGCCCCATGTATTGTTTGAATATAGCGACCTGTATATGCACACGCATTGCATTTAAGTGTATCAATGTTCATGTCCTTAGACATCATGCAAACATTGCAAATTAATGGTTGTACAGTATTTTGAAAATCTCTTGGATTGGAGACCCTTTGGTTGTTGCATTCGCATGCATATTTGCCTTCAATAATTGGgccattttcaaattcaattaacTACTGCATCCaacttaaaattataaaacatcACTAAAACCAAGTAAGATTTGTTTAATGTTTAACTAAAACGTCATTTCAATTGTTGTTCTCATGAGTCGTTATGAACAATAATATATCACCAATTATGAGAGGATTAGAACTATTGTAGCTTTAtccttttaaattattttattcaacacactattGCTACGTGCTAAAAAGGTGCGTAATATTTTTATGTCATCCTACCAAATATCAATCGATAATCGATAATTAAAAACATTGAGTGCTCTAATTATGTCATGGAATAATCATCACACAttcccttattattattattatttaaatatcaatgttCTAAAAATTGAGCCCATCATCAACATCAAGTTTGTTGGTATGCCAAGTGTGGGTAAAACTCTACATTGAAGGAAAAAACTGATGTTTGAGAAACATATAAACAATAGAATTCGTATAATTAATTTCTAAAGACCTAGCTTAGAAACAAGAGATAGTAGGGGAGCTAGTTAAATTAATCCATGCAAAAAATAAAGACCGAATCAAATTATAAGAgatgaatgatatttatacaactatttgATGATAACTTTTATGAGAgagtcttctttttctttcttcttattgaGTGGTGATGGGTAAACCACCTTACGAGGCATCCCACCCTTCTACACCCTCTTATGTGGCacaatttgatttaaaataataaaaatcaattctatctcCTGCTGCTTTTCcccttctctttcttcttcctctctctttaCCACCACCGCAACTGAACCAAACATCGGCTATGTTTCTGGCGATGATACCATTCCTTGTCGCTTCCTCTTCCGCTGCTTTCCTCTTCCGTTTTCGAAGACGCCCTGTTCTCTACCTCATACGTTTCCGGCGAGGACGCCGACAAATCTCATCTACAACTTATTCTCTATTTCATTATGGTCTCCCTCTTCATCTCTTCCGTCCTCCTTTCATCAACCACCCATTTCGTCGCATCACCATCACAAGTGCCACCCTCCCTACCACCACTCACATTTCAGATTCGACCTCCCATCTTTTCCGGTCACCACCAAGACATTTTATAGCATATTCAAAGgtttaagtttaaaaaatacaagAGATGGATTCTTTCAAGCTGTTTCAATCTCACAATCTCCAgtttttgttctctttttctCTGTTATGTGTTCTGTTTTCTTTACTTCCTTTATTCTCTCAGTCCTTGAATCCATTCCTTATGCAATTCTTTAGCTACATCATTAATGAAAAGACTTACATGTTCATTCTCtgattttgatgttttgatgagTGGTTGATGAAGAGGGATTAAACTTTCTCTGATTTTAGGGAAGAGAGAGGGAGTGATTGAGAGAAGTTTGAGAGAGAGAAACAGAAAGAATGGTGTTGTGAATGaatcaaaaaaaacaaaaagatggataaatttactaaaatatccctGCCACATAGGGTGGTATAAGAGTGGTACAAAAAAGAGTGTGTCTACCAATATTTTCCCCTTCTTATTAGTAAAAaagaagagggagagagagatatAACAAGAGTGAAATGGTTATAAAGAAATATGATTTCTGAAATTATAATAATTCCTGGACACATGGCTAGGCAACCTTATATCCCTGACTGTTAATGTTATTGCTTGCAGTACTGTCCCAATCTGTCAGATATCCAAATTTATTTCTCTGCACCTTATCACGCTCACATTTAACTGCCGCATCTTTATATTCCTATTCATTTTAAACTTTCTCAAATTTTCAATTCCAACCTAATTCTATGGCCTCACCAACACTTAAACCAGAGAAAAAACTTTCAGAATTTCTAAAAGACAAACAAGAACCTTTCATCCTAGAACTTTACTTATTAGAAAGATCAAATTGCTCAAAAAACTGGagttcaaattcaatcaaaaattTGGAAAAACCTGCAAGTTCTTGCTTCttcaacaaaaagagaaaacctCTCTTTCCATTTTTGAAAGTTTTATTAACAGCTATACATGatacgaagaagaagaagaaggttaCAACAACCAATGACTCCAACATTACAAACCAACATGCCAACGTTGCTGTCACTGTCACTCACGAACACGAAGCTAACAACGTTGATCAAGCACCTATTGAAACAGATCGTTTCTCAACTGCTAGCAGCTCCACCTTGTTCAATTCATGCTCagatattgatgatgatgaagaagacaGAACCTCGTTTTCGTCAAATAAACATTATAATCCTCTGTTTTCTTCAGACACTTGCCAAGCTTCCGATGTCTGCAACATGAGAATGCAAAGGTATGATATGAAGTGAACTCAAATTCTGGTTTAcgtaaattttaaatttgatcatagctaaaaaaatgacatgttaGTTCTTTTTGTTACCTTATGAACAATTAAGCCAGCAAGATGGAAAGCACCAACAAAGATGTATAGAAGAAGGTAAATTAAGTTAGTTTAGTTCTTTTGCATTTTCATAATCtaagaatagtttttttttttcttttctgcatttgttaaattaaaaaattggttAGAATTTGACTTTATAACCTCAAGAGACGAATTTATAATCTCTAAGACGAATTAATTACTCCTTTTGATTATGTATCAGTCTGTGTGACACATGAAACATTGAACAAGAATGTCTGTGTTTGCGGCGTGGTTGTGCCGAAGAAATTCACCGAGGAATCTCTACTATCAGCTGCTCTATTTAGTTCACTTATTCAAACATCAAAGAGAGACCATAACTATACTAAGGAACTGAAAGAGATTCTTGGGCATGATGTTTCTCATGTGATGAAATCTAAAAGGGTGTTGCACAAGACAAAGAGGTTGTTATTTGATTGTGTGAGAGAACTTACAAAAAATCTTCCAGAAAAAGATTGTAAGCAATTCATGGGTGCCGAAAAGTTGGGGAAGATGTTATGGGAGAGGACAAAAGAATGGAGTGAAAGAGGTGGAAATTATGAGAGAAATCTAAGTAACTTGCTGAATTTGGATTACTTGGATTCAATTAATGAATGGAGTGAATTTAAGACCGAGGTGAAAGATGTTAGTATTGAGATTGCTGATGCAATTTTGGAATGTGTGATTAGGGATGAAGTAGTATCAGATATCATTGAAATTTTATCACacaacaaaattaatttctgttgttgtaagtaataTCTCATGTCAATAAGCCATTGCTTCTTAAATGATGGGTTGCTTGCTCTCTCTACTTCTTTGTTCGaattgaaaatgtaaataattgaaataatgaatGATACATCAAGTAGATAAAAGTATTTGATGAGAAACTTAAGTCGAAAATCAGAAGCATCTCACACTTGGTTTTCTCGATTAGATTTTCTTTAtgagtttaagtttttttaagaattgTTGTATTCAACGAATGTTTGactatgaaaaagctcgctatGTTTTATCAAGGTACTCTACTGAAAATTAATGTATGAGTAAAACTATGAGGCGTGGATATCAAAAAGGTGATAATCTTAAGAGTTCTACGttgaattatataaaaaaaaaaaaaaaaatgaatgtaatGCTTAAGTTATGAAATAATAATCCATCCGATGAATCGTCTTTGTTTTTGGAAGGAATGTTTGAATCGGTTATATAAAGACATACATGTATATAATGTTCCAAGCATTTAAAGTGAAAGTTACGTGCGTGGTACGGCGGTACCCACACAGACATAATCCATCGGTATCACTATTCACTTACACTATTGAAATTGGAATTGCTTTTGTTTGTGAGAAGGACAAAATGATGGTATCTTCAACCACTATCGCCGCTTCCATTCACCTATTTATCTTTCCATTAAAGAATAAAAGGGATGTGTGACTACCACTGTCTACTCACactattttgaaaaacaattatcaaacaagcACCACTTCTATAAATATACGATTACTTcacaatttgacaaaaaaatcaattaattttattggtATAGTTAATCTAGTATAGGAACTTAACATTTCGTTACAATACTGAATATAGCC
It encodes:
- the LOC25489989 gene encoding uncharacterized protein isoform X1 → MASPTLKPEKKLSEFLKDKQEPFILELYLLERSNCSKNWSSNSIKNLEKPASSCFFNKKRKPLFPFLKVLLTAIHDTKKKKKVTTTNDSNITNQHANVAVTVTHEHEANNVDQAPIETDRFSTASSSTLFNSCSDIDDDEEDRTSFSSNKHYNPLFSSDTCQASDVCNMRMQSQQDGKHQQRCIEEVCVTHETLNKNVCVCGVVVPKKFTEESLLSAALFSSLIQTSKRDHNYTKELKEILGHDVSHVMKSKRVLHKTKRLLFDCVRELTKNLPEKDCKQFMGAEKLGKMLWERTKEWSERGGNYERNLSNLLNLDYLDSINEWSEFKTEVKDVSIEIADAILECVIRDEVVSDIIEILSHNKINFCCCK
- the LOC25489989 gene encoding uncharacterized protein isoform X2 — translated: MASPTLKPEKKLSEFLKDKQEPFILELYLLERSNCSKNWSSNSIKNLEKPASSCFFNKKRKPLFPFLKVLLTAIHDTKKKKKVTTTNDSNITNQHANVAVTVTHEHEANNVDQAPIETDRFSTASSSTLFNSCSDIDDDEEDRTSFSSNKHYNPLFSSDTCQASDVCNMRMQSQQDGKHQQRCIEEVCVTHETLNKNVCVCGVVVPKKFTEESLLSAALFSSLGHDVSHVMKSKRVLHKTKRLLFDCVRELTKNLPEKDCKQFMGAEKLGKMLWERTKEWSERGGNYERNLSNLLNLDYLDSINEWSEFKTEVKDVSIEIADAILECVIRDEVVSDIIEILSHNKINFCCCK